From uncultured Methanobrevibacter sp., a single genomic window includes:
- a CDS encoding 50S ribosomal protein L10, with the protein MAHVAEWKKEEVKELSEIINQYDVIGIVDLMNIPAKQLQEMRKSLNEKAVIRMSKKNLIDLALEDCNADKNNIVDLSGHMDGQVAIIATEMNPFKLFKILEDSKTSAPAKPGTIAPDDIIVPEGDTGFEPGPFLGELQQVGIPAKIDKGKICVQKETVVVAAGDEVSKQVAATLARMDINPMEVGIDLKAVYEEGSVYTSDVLAIDEEQTLADVQKAFSGAFNLSVNAAIPTTKTISTILSLAHTRAVSVGVEGAILTSKTSEPILGLVNARMLAIASAIADTEGAIDDELADKLSNVAVAAAPVVEEEVVEEEEEEEEEESSEEEAAAGLGALFG; encoded by the coding sequence ATGGCTCATGTTGCTGAATGGAAAAAGGAAGAAGTTAAAGAGCTTTCAGAAATCATTAATCAATACGATGTTATTGGTATTGTGGATTTAATGAACATTCCTGCAAAACAGCTCCAAGAAATGAGGAAATCCCTCAACGAAAAAGCTGTTATCAGAATGTCTAAAAAGAATCTCATTGATTTAGCTCTTGAAGATTGTAATGCTGATAAAAACAACATTGTTGATTTATCTGGACATATGGATGGTCAAGTTGCAATTATTGCAACCGAAATGAACCCTTTCAAATTGTTCAAAATATTAGAAGACAGCAAAACATCAGCTCCTGCAAAACCAGGAACTATTGCTCCTGATGATATTATTGTACCTGAAGGGGACACTGGATTTGAACCAGGGCCATTCTTAGGTGAATTACAACAAGTTGGAATTCCTGCAAAAATTGATAAAGGTAAAATCTGCGTACAAAAAGAAACTGTTGTTGTTGCAGCAGGTGATGAAGTATCTAAACAAGTAGCAGCTACCTTGGCAAGAATGGATATTAATCCGATGGAAGTAGGAATTGATTTAAAAGCAGTATACGAAGAAGGATCTGTTTATACTTCCGATGTACTTGCAATCGACGAAGAACAAACATTAGCAGATGTACAAAAAGCATTTTCAGGTGCATTCAACTTGTCTGTTAATGCAGCTATACCTACTACAAAAACTATTTCCACAATATTGTCTCTCGCACATACCAGAGCTGTCAGCGTTGGTGTAGAAGGAGCTATATTAACTTCCAAAACTTCAGAACCAATTCTTGGTCTTGTTAACGCTAGAATGTTAGCTATTGCTTCTGCAATTGCTGATACTGAAGGCGCAATTGACGATGAATTAGCAGATAAACTTTCTAATGTTGCTGTAGCAGCTGCTCCAGTAGTAGAAGAGGAAGTTGTTGAAGAAGAGGAAGAAGAGGAAGAAGAAGAAAGTAGTGAAGAAGAAGCAGCAGCTGGGTTAGGAGCTCTCTTCGGTTAA
- a CDS encoding protein translocase SEC61 complex subunit gamma codes for MNVQERFDKFVKDSKRVLKVSRKPDAQEYRELAKVSAIGVVIIGVMGFVIVLLGSLIGL; via the coding sequence ATGAATGTACAAGAACGTTTTGATAAATTTGTTAAAGACAGTAAAAGAGTATTAAAAGTATCTAGAAAACCTGATGCACAAGAATATAGAGAACTTGCTAAAGTTTCTGCAATTGGTGTAGTTATTATTGGTGTAATGGGTTTTGTAATAGTTTTACTCGGTTCATTAATAGGATTATAA
- a CDS encoding 50S ribosomal protein L1, protein MTQDVVNAVKEAKEQSKPRNFTESVDIIINIRDLDVKKPENRFNEEVTLPNGRGKDVKIGVIADGELIVQAKNAGLDLVINKSDLEEFGKDRKSAKKAANSVDFFVAQADMMPLVGRFLGPVLGPRGKMPKPVPASIKLDPLLERLQSTVKVGVKQQASVQIVVGSQDMSDEDIAENIETVLTVLDRNLEKGRSQIKSMFIKTTMGPVVRVI, encoded by the coding sequence ATGACACAAGATGTAGTTAACGCGGTGAAGGAGGCTAAAGAACAATCAAAGCCGAGAAACTTCACTGAGTCCGTAGATATTATTATTAATATCCGTGACTTAGATGTCAAAAAGCCAGAAAATAGGTTTAATGAGGAAGTTACTCTTCCTAACGGCCGTGGCAAAGATGTTAAAATCGGAGTCATAGCTGATGGGGAACTCATTGTTCAAGCTAAAAATGCTGGTCTCGATCTTGTAATCAACAAAAGTGATTTAGAAGAGTTTGGAAAAGACAGAAAATCCGCTAAAAAAGCAGCAAATTCTGTTGATTTCTTTGTAGCTCAAGCTGATATGATGCCACTCGTTGGTAGATTCTTAGGTCCAGTTCTTGGTCCTCGTGGAAAAATGCCAAAACCAGTGCCTGCAAGTATCAAACTTGACCCTCTTTTAGAAAGATTACAAAGTACTGTTAAAGTTGGTGTAAAACAACAAGCTAGTGTTCAAATTGTTGTTGGAAGCCAAGACATGTCAGACGAAGACATAGCTGAAAACATTGAAACTGTTCTTACAGTCCTAGACCGCAATTTAGAAAAAGGAAGAAGTCAAATCAAGTCCATGTTTATAAAAACAACTATGGGACCAGTAGTGAGGGTGATCTAA
- a CDS encoding 50S ribosomal protein L11 — protein sequence MAKDTVEVLIEGGTATPGPPLGPALGPFGINMMQVVEEINKKSADFAGMKVPVKVTIDRDTKDFEIEIGTPPTTALIMEELGIEKASHEPGLDIVNDLPIETALKITRMKFDSLLANDYKAGVKEVMGTCVSMGLSVDGKDPREAQKAVDAGEYDDILAE from the coding sequence ATGGCTAAAGATACAGTCGAAGTTCTTATCGAAGGTGGAACTGCTACTCCAGGACCACCATTAGGACCTGCTTTAGGACCTTTCGGTATTAACATGATGCAAGTTGTTGAAGAAATCAACAAAAAAAGCGCTGACTTTGCAGGAATGAAAGTGCCTGTTAAAGTTACCATTGATAGAGATACTAAAGATTTCGAAATTGAAATCGGTACTCCACCAACAACTGCACTTATCATGGAGGAATTAGGCATCGAAAAAGCTTCTCACGAACCAGGTTTAGACATTGTAAATGACTTACCTATTGAAACTGCTTTAAAAATTACCAGAATGAAATTCGATTCATTACTTGCAAATGATTACAAAGCAGGTGTTAAAGAAGTTATGGGAACCTGTGTAAGTATGGGATTATCTGTTGATGGTAAAGACCCAAGAGAAGCACAAAAAGCTGTAGATGCTGGAGAATATGATGATATCTTAGCAGAATAG
- a CDS encoding coenzyme F420-0:L-glutamate ligase produces MKSDELKNIKHIINGDYIVIPIETGYIKPNENLNSIIYPAKELMEDGDYLVIAETPISVSQNRLVDESKYNPSLTAKFLTTFWSKYLWGYVLGPALGIKERTIKNLRKLPEETKAHKEVVLQLYGMKHALKPASEAGIDLSNAPGTYVSLLPENPEKVAKEIKDEIGKDVCVLIIDTDATYMKNGKYFTGLPIAIDGIEADKGFFGYFKGQLSENMGSTPLGCSEKISVEEGLKIANIAEDYQKSLSTEMKTIHSVKAVLGTEMDEVTVEALDSITHTPAVIIRKRQL; encoded by the coding sequence ATGAAGAGTGATGAACTGAAAAATATAAAACATATAATAAATGGAGATTACATCGTAATTCCCATTGAAACAGGCTACATTAAACCAAATGAAAATTTAAATTCAATAATTTATCCTGCAAAAGAATTAATGGAAGATGGCGATTATTTAGTGATAGCTGAAACACCAATTTCAGTTTCACAAAATAGATTAGTGGATGAATCCAAATACAATCCGTCATTGACTGCAAAATTTCTAACAACCTTTTGGAGCAAATATCTTTGGGGATATGTTTTGGGACCTGCCTTGGGAATCAAAGAACGAACCATCAAGAATCTTCGGAAGTTGCCGGAAGAGACAAAAGCACATAAGGAAGTGGTGCTTCAGTTATATGGAATGAAGCATGCATTGAAACCTGCTTCAGAAGCAGGAATTGATTTGAGTAATGCTCCCGGAACCTACGTTTCTCTACTCCCTGAAAATCCGGAAAAGGTTGCAAAGGAAATTAAAGATGAAATAGGAAAAGACGTTTGCGTACTTATTATTGACACCGATGCAACATATATGAAAAATGGAAAATATTTTACCGGCCTTCCCATTGCAATTGATGGAATTGAAGCCGACAAGGGATTTTTCGGATACTTCAAAGGACAACTGTCAGAAAATATGGGTTCAACACCATTAGGCTGCAGTGAAAAAATCAGCGTTGAAGAAGGTTTGAAAATTGCCAATATTGCAGAAGACTATCAGAAATCACTTTCCACAGAAATGAAAACAATACATAGTGTAAAAGCCGTTTTAGGCACAGAAATGGATGAAGTAACCGTTGAAGCATTGGATTCAATTACCCACACCCCCGCAGTGATTATCCGAAAAAGACAATTATAA
- the rpl12p gene encoding 50S ribosomal protein P1 — MEYIYAAMILHSAEKDINEENVKGIIEAAGIDADDARIKALIAALEDVDIEEAIETAAVASAAPAAAAPAAAEAAEEEEEEEEEEEEASEEEAAAGLGALFG, encoded by the coding sequence ATGGAATATATATATGCGGCAATGATTTTGCACAGTGCAGAAAAAGATATTAACGAAGAAAATGTTAAAGGTATTATTGAAGCAGCAGGTATCGACGCTGATGATGCTAGAATTAAAGCATTAATCGCAGCTTTAGAAGATGTTGACATCGAAGAAGCTATCGAAACCGCAGCTGTTGCATCCGCAGCTCCTGCAGCTGCAGCTCCTGCAGCAGCTGAAGCAGCTGAAGAAGAAGAGGAAGAAGAAGAGGAAGAAGAAGAAGCTTCTGAAGAAGAAGCAGCAGCTGGATTAGGTGCTCTCTTCGGATAG
- a CDS encoding transcription elongation factor Spt5, which yields MEDTNSSIYALKTSAGQERNVARLLARKARTIDGIGISSILVPESLKGYILVESSTKIDLRNPDLKVQHLRGVVEGSVGITFEEVKRFLKPEPIISSIQKGSIVELISGPFKGERAKVVRIDESREEVVLELIEAAVPIPVTVKADQIRIIQKEAD from the coding sequence ATGGAAGATACTAATAGTTCCATATATGCTCTTAAAACCTCTGCAGGTCAAGAAAGGAATGTTGCCAGGTTGCTTGCTCGTAAGGCCAGAACTATTGATGGCATAGGCATTTCATCAATTCTTGTTCCAGAATCTTTAAAAGGGTATATTTTAGTTGAATCATCAACAAAAATAGATCTCAGAAATCCTGACTTAAAAGTACAACATTTAAGAGGGGTTGTAGAAGGTAGTGTTGGTATTACTTTCGAAGAAGTAAAAAGATTCTTGAAACCAGAGCCAATTATTTCCTCAATTCAGAAAGGAAGTATTGTTGAGCTTATTTCTGGACCGTTCAAAGGTGAAAGGGCGAAAGTGGTTCGTATTGATGAATCACGTGAAGAAGTCGTCCTTGAGTTAATAGAAGCAGCAGTACCAATTCCGGTTACTGTTAAAGCTGATCAAATTAGAATAATTCAAAAGGAGGCTGACTGA
- a CDS encoding nucleoside-diphosphate sugar epimerase/dehydratase, giving the protein MKIDTLGKYRNFLLPLADCIAIILGYYFASVLITDSFLMNPTSAVTRNELIISIILAIIIFQSVFRVTKRYSNIVRYENNQDYIIYILLSIVSILIVSVIEELILKMKNPSIKFNLAVSLIIGIIIIVIRLVIKYMLLSDIANKEINYTPENKKKLLIIGGGYSANDIIGTLNTTLKGRYEIIGIIDDNRKRVGYSVAGVRIIGTRNDIERICEKYNIDSIFFTIVNIDNKNKKEILEICSKTGAEIKVLPSLKELITQENLYSSLRDVEIEDLLGRDPIELDNNNIKSLIHGKTVLVTGGGGSIGEELCRQIMLHDPKQLLMLDIYENSLYNIELELKGKYPNSDIKAIIANIRDEQRMFDLFEEFSPEVVFHAAAHKHVPLMENNPSEAVKNNVFGTYNLVNACDKYKTKRFILISTDKAVNPTNVMGATKRMCEMIIQAKDKESETEYVAVRFGNVLGSNGSVVPLFKRQIKEGGPVTVTHKDITRFFMTIPEAVALVLQSITYAKGGEIFVLNMGEPVKIYDLAKSLIELSGLKLGTDIDIEITGLRPGEKIYEELLMDEENLEKTNHEKIFITEPMNFTMDDIQVKLDSLQYLIDNDITDKEQIKNTLKECVPTYKSPEEINGDKI; this is encoded by the coding sequence ATGAAAATAGATACGTTAGGTAAATATAGGAATTTCTTATTGCCCTTGGCAGATTGTATTGCCATCATTTTAGGGTACTATTTTGCATCTGTATTGATTACAGATTCATTTTTAATGAATCCCACAAGTGCAGTTACAAGAAATGAACTTATAATCAGTATAATATTGGCGATTATAATTTTCCAGAGTGTTTTTAGAGTTACAAAAAGATACTCCAATATTGTCAGATACGAAAATAATCAAGACTATATAATATACATACTCCTTTCAATCGTTTCAATACTAATCGTATCCGTAATTGAAGAGCTCATATTAAAAATGAAAAACCCTTCAATCAAATTTAATTTGGCTGTGAGCCTTATTATCGGTATTATCATAATAGTAATACGTTTGGTTATAAAATATATGTTATTATCAGATATTGCCAATAAAGAAATAAATTACACTCCTGAAAACAAAAAGAAACTATTAATCATCGGAGGAGGCTATTCAGCAAACGACATAATAGGCACATTGAATACTACACTAAAAGGAAGATATGAAATTATAGGAATCATCGACGATAACAGAAAACGTGTAGGATACTCTGTTGCAGGAGTAAGAATCATAGGTACCAGAAACGACATTGAAAGAATCTGTGAGAAATACAATATCGATTCAATCTTCTTTACCATAGTGAATATTGACAATAAAAATAAAAAGGAAATTCTTGAAATCTGCAGCAAGACAGGTGCTGAAATCAAAGTTCTGCCAAGTTTAAAGGAATTGATTACCCAAGAAAATCTCTACAGCAGCCTAAGAGATGTTGAAATTGAAGATTTGCTTGGAAGAGACCCTATTGAACTCGACAATAACAATATTAAAAGCCTAATCCATGGCAAAACCGTTTTGGTGACAGGCGGAGGAGGATCCATCGGTGAAGAGTTATGCAGACAGATAATGCTGCATGATCCAAAGCAATTATTAATGTTAGACATTTATGAAAACAGTTTATATAATATTGAATTGGAATTAAAAGGAAAATATCCCAATAGCGATATCAAAGCAATCATTGCAAATATTAGGGATGAACAGAGAATGTTTGACTTATTTGAAGAATTTTCTCCAGAAGTCGTTTTCCATGCCGCAGCACATAAGCACGTGCCACTAATGGAAAACAATCCTTCAGAAGCTGTTAAAAATAATGTGTTTGGAACATATAATCTAGTGAACGCATGTGACAAGTATAAAACAAAACGATTCATTTTAATCTCAACAGACAAAGCGGTCAATCCGACAAATGTAATGGGCGCAACCAAAAGAATGTGTGAAATGATTATACAAGCAAAAGACAAAGAAAGTGAAACCGAATATGTTGCCGTTCGTTTCGGAAATGTCTTAGGAAGTAACGGGTCCGTAGTGCCATTATTCAAAAGGCAAATCAAGGAGGGAGGTCCTGTAACCGTAACCCACAAAGACATTACAAGATTCTTTATGACAATACCTGAAGCCGTGGCTTTAGTATTACAGTCAATAACCTATGCAAAAGGTGGGGAAATCTTCGTATTGAATATGGGTGAGCCAGTTAAAATTTATGACCTTGCAAAAAGTCTTATTGAATTGTCCGGATTGAAACTAGGCACAGACATAGATATTGAGATAACCGGCTTAAGACCTGGAGAAAAGATATATGAAGAACTATTGATGGATGAGGAAAATCTTGAAAAGACCAATCACGAGAAGATATTTATTACAGAGCCAATGAACTTTACAATGGACGATATCCAAGTTAAATTAGATTCATTGCAATATTTGATTGATAATGACATAACCGACAAGGAACAAATCAAAAACACATTAAAAGAATGTGTTCCTACTTATAAAAGTCCTGAAGAAATTAACGGAGATAAAATATGA
- the ftsZ gene encoding cell division protein FtsZ: protein MKFIDDAIKESEQRMEEKTPEKISSDIDDELISIMDGVKTKIFVVGAGGAGNNTISRLNEMGIEGATTIAVNTDAQDLFYSQSSKKILLGRQTSKGLGAGGEPSVGEECAEESEDEIREELVGADMVFVTCGLGGGTGTGSAPIISKLAKKLGALTVAVATLPFSAEGIKRRENAEQGLEKLQESADTVIIIPNDKLLEVAPNLPLNKAFMVSDEILGRAVKGITELITKRGLVSLDFADIRSIMSGSGMAMIGMGESDSGDRALESVHEALSSPLLDIDISNATGALVNISGSSDLTLHEAEKIVQVVADKLDPEANIIWGTQIDESLQNTVRTTVVVSGIKSDYDSDNEPDIEYTNDVSESDAASDQLDDFIDGIF from the coding sequence GTGAAATTTATAGATGATGCAATAAAAGAATCTGAACAAAGAATGGAAGAAAAAACACCCGAAAAAATCTCCTCAGATATTGATGATGAGCTTATTAGTATAATGGATGGTGTTAAAACTAAAATTTTCGTTGTTGGTGCTGGTGGAGCAGGTAACAACACTATTTCAAGATTAAATGAAATGGGTATCGAAGGAGCAACTACAATTGCAGTAAATACTGATGCTCAAGATTTATTTTATAGCCAATCTAGTAAAAAAATATTATTAGGTAGACAAACTTCAAAAGGATTGGGTGCAGGTGGAGAACCATCTGTAGGTGAAGAATGTGCTGAAGAAAGCGAAGATGAAATCAGAGAAGAATTAGTGGGTGCAGACATGGTATTTGTCACCTGCGGTCTTGGTGGAGGAACAGGTACTGGTTCAGCTCCCATCATTTCAAAATTAGCTAAAAAATTAGGTGCATTGACTGTTGCTGTTGCAACATTACCATTTTCTGCTGAAGGAATTAAAAGAAGGGAAAATGCGGAACAAGGTTTAGAAAAACTTCAAGAATCTGCAGACACCGTTATTATTATCCCTAATGATAAATTATTAGAAGTTGCACCAAACTTACCTTTAAATAAAGCTTTCATGGTTTCTGATGAAATTTTAGGAAGAGCAGTTAAAGGAATTACTGAATTAATCACTAAAAGAGGTCTTGTAAGTTTAGACTTTGCAGATATTAGAAGTATCATGAGTGGCTCTGGAATGGCTATGATTGGTATGGGTGAATCTGATTCTGGCGACAGAGCATTGGAATCTGTACATGAAGCATTAAGTAGCCCATTACTTGATATTGATATTTCAAACGCTACTGGTGCATTAGTTAACATATCAGGTAGTTCTGACTTAACTTTACATGAAGCTGAAAAAATTGTCCAAGTTGTTGCTGATAAATTGGATCCTGAAGCTAACATTATTTGGGGTACTCAAATTGATGAAAGTCTTCAAAATACTGTTAGGACCACTGTGGTTGTTTCAGGCATTAAATCTGATTATGACTCTGATAATGAGCCAGATATCGAATATACTAATGATGTTTCAGAATCAGATGCAGCTAGTGATCAACTAGATGATTTTATTGATGGAATTTTCTAA
- a CDS encoding pyruvate kinase alpha/beta domain-containing protein → MSRKFITYFDKEGNDYTDELILAVKDRLELSDQIKHIVIASASGKSALKLADAVGDQVKIINVTHHCGFSGPNESDISDEMIKKLEDEGIVTYFGLHAFSGAARGVTNKYGGYSPLDVVADTFRMFSHGIKVAAEISIMAADAGLIPVGEEIIAIGGRGHGVDSAVILTPANAKNLFDLEFHEIIAMPRD, encoded by the coding sequence ATGTCAAGAAAGTTTATAACATATTTTGATAAGGAAGGTAATGATTATACTGATGAATTAATTTTGGCTGTTAAAGATAGATTGGAATTATCTGATCAAATTAAACATATTGTTATTGCTTCTGCATCAGGAAAATCTGCATTGAAGCTTGCAGATGCTGTGGGTGATCAGGTTAAAATCATCAATGTAACTCATCATTGTGGTTTTAGCGGTCCTAATGAATCTGATATTTCTGATGAAATGATTAAAAAGTTAGAAGATGAAGGAATTGTAACTTACTTTGGATTACATGCATTTAGTGGGGCTGCAAGAGGTGTAACTAATAAATATGGTGGATATTCTCCATTGGATGTGGTTGCAGATACTTTTAGAATGTTTTCCCATGGTATTAAAGTGGCGGCTGAAATTTCAATAATGGCTGCTGATGCAGGTTTAATTCCTGTTGGTGAAGAAATTATTGCAATTGGTGGAAGAGGTCATGGTGTTGATAGTGCAGTTATTTTAACTCCTGCCAATGCTAAAAACTTGTTTGACTTGGAATTCCATGAAATTATTGCAATGCCTAGGGATTAA
- the alaS gene encoding alanine--tRNA ligase → MVEIFDELGYKKQTCKTCGQEFYSQVDRDTCGDAPCDEYEFIANPATDKPYNLYEIQKVFREFLESEGHTHVHRYPVLAKRWRDDVFLVGASIFCFQPWITSGLVKPPANPIEMAQPSIRLNDVDNVGRTGRHMTCFTMGTHTVINKEDDFIYWEDRTIELCHKFFEHIGINTEEITFIKSWWSGGGNEGPCYEVCCRGVELATLVFIQYETLENGDKKEIPIKVVDTGYGLERIAWISQGTPTAYDACFAPVVDKLKELTGVEINEDIQGRNAQIAGMMDIEDIGDLKELRQQVADSLNLSLEDYLKAAEPMEAIYIIADHTRCLAFMIADGIIPSNVKEGYLARLVLRRTIRFMKDLNMKESLADVMAIQLDFLSKFYPEIRDSEEHIMNIITLEEERYAATVKKGKSIVKRSIKRLKKEGKSEMPLEMLIDLYDAHGIPPETVVEMAGKDFTVNVPDNFFTQVAGAHEKDTSNKKSTFELDFPETDLLFYKDFYQKEFEAEILGVVEKDGDKCLIFDKTVFYPEGGGQPSDIGLVSIDGNDINMKHAEKIDNVVLHHVDEDISDDVVGKKVTGKLDWTRRITLARHHTGTHLVIAAARKVLGQHVWQAGSQNGLTRARIDLSHYKRITQEELNEIEKLANEYVMDNIDLDIQFHTRDEAQELYGFVLYQGGIVPGKMIRVVKVPGVDVQACAGTHVLRTGVVGPIKINKTERVQDGVERIDFSAGLAAIDSMQHDNELLRESSAIFKVENNQLPKTCDRFFSEWKSQKNEIDRLKSEIASLKMNSLADDFVEINGLKVISEKMETDIKELQKIATDFTDNGKADVVIMGNGDGKIVGAASQNAIDNDIKINKIIKTAAGVLGGGGGGRLTLAQGAGKNADKMDEAIQTAVNLIKG, encoded by the coding sequence ATGGTAGAAATTTTTGATGAACTTGGTTATAAAAAACAAACATGTAAAACTTGCGGACAGGAGTTTTACTCCCAAGTTGATAGGGATACTTGTGGAGATGCTCCATGTGATGAGTATGAGTTTATTGCAAATCCTGCTACTGATAAGCCATACAATTTATATGAAATCCAGAAAGTTTTTAGAGAATTTTTAGAAAGCGAAGGACATACACATGTCCACAGGTACCCAGTACTTGCAAAAAGATGGAGAGATGACGTATTTTTAGTTGGCGCATCAATCTTCTGTTTCCAGCCATGGATTACCTCAGGCCTTGTTAAGCCACCTGCAAATCCTATTGAAATGGCTCAACCTTCAATCAGACTTAATGATGTTGACAATGTCGGAAGAACAGGCCGTCACATGACCTGCTTTACAATGGGAACCCATACTGTAATCAACAAGGAAGATGATTTCATTTACTGGGAAGACCGTACAATCGAATTGTGTCATAAATTCTTTGAACACATTGGCATCAACACTGAAGAGATTACATTCATCAAATCATGGTGGAGCGGCGGAGGTAACGAAGGGCCATGCTACGAAGTCTGCTGCAGAGGGGTGGAACTTGCAACATTGGTTTTCATCCAATATGAAACCCTTGAAAACGGGGACAAAAAGGAAATTCCAATCAAGGTTGTTGATACTGGTTATGGTCTCGAACGTATTGCATGGATTTCACAGGGAACTCCAACTGCCTATGATGCATGTTTTGCACCTGTTGTTGATAAATTGAAAGAATTGACTGGTGTTGAAATCAATGAGGATATCCAGGGAAGAAACGCCCAGATTGCAGGAATGATGGATATCGAAGATATAGGTGATTTAAAGGAATTAAGGCAGCAAGTGGCGGACAGCTTAAACCTTTCCTTGGAAGATTATTTAAAAGCAGCTGAACCGATGGAAGCAATCTATATCATTGCAGACCATACCAGATGTTTGGCTTTCATGATTGCTGATGGCATTATCCCTTCCAATGTTAAAGAGGGTTACCTTGCACGTTTGGTGTTAAGAAGAACAATCAGGTTCATGAAGGATTTGAACATGAAGGAATCATTGGCTGATGTAATGGCCATTCAACTGGATTTCCTATCTAAATTTTACCCTGAAATTCGTGACTCAGAAGAACATATCATGAATATCATTACCTTGGAAGAAGAGCGTTATGCCGCAACAGTCAAAAAAGGAAAAAGCATTGTTAAAAGATCAATCAAAAGACTTAAAAAAGAAGGCAAATCTGAAATGCCTCTTGAAATGTTAATAGATTTATATGATGCTCATGGAATACCTCCTGAAACTGTTGTTGAAATGGCGGGCAAGGATTTCACAGTCAATGTTCCGGATAACTTCTTTACTCAAGTTGCAGGAGCTCACGAAAAGGACACTTCTAATAAAAAATCCACATTTGAACTAGACTTCCCTGAAACCGATTTGTTGTTCTATAAAGATTTCTACCAAAAAGAATTTGAAGCGGAAATTTTGGGCGTAGTTGAAAAAGATGGAGACAAATGTTTAATCTTCGATAAAACAGTATTTTACCCTGAAGGAGGGGGTCAACCTTCAGACATAGGTTTAGTTTCCATCGATGGAAATGACATTAACATGAAGCATGCTGAAAAGATTGATAATGTTGTATTGCATCATGTAGATGAAGACATTTCTGATGATGTTGTTGGCAAAAAAGTCACAGGAAAACTTGACTGGACAAGAAGAATAACTCTTGCACGCCACCACACAGGAACTCACCTGGTCATTGCAGCTGCAAGAAAAGTACTGGGTCAGCACGTTTGGCAGGCAGGATCACAAAATGGATTAACAAGAGCACGTATTGACTTGTCACACTACAAGCGCATCACACAGGAAGAGCTGAATGAAATTGAAAAGCTTGCCAATGAATATGTGATGGACAACATTGACTTGGACATCCAGTTCCATACCCGTGATGAAGCTCAGGAATTGTATGGATTCGTACTTTACCAAGGGGGTATCGTTCCAGGCAAAATGATTCGTGTTGTAAAAGTTCCTGGCGTTGATGTACAGGCCTGTGCAGGTACACATGTCTTAAGAACTGGTGTAGTCGGACCAATCAAAATCAACAAAACCGAAAGGGTTCAGGATGGTGTTGAAAGGATTGATTTCTCAGCAGGTCTTGCTGCAATCGATTCAATGCAACATGATAATGAATTGCTAAGGGAAAGTTCAGCTATTTTCAAAGTTGAAAACAATCAATTGCCAAAAACTTGTGACAGGTTCTTCAGTGAATGGAAATCACAGAAAAATGAGATTGATCGTTTGAAATCAGAAATCGCATCACTTAAAATGAATTCTCTTGCTGATGACTTTGTTGAAATCAATGGCTTGAAGGTAATTTCCGAGAAAATGGAAACAGACATTAAGGAACTTCAAAAAATAGCTACTGACTTTACCGATAATGGAAAGGCGGATGTAGTTATTATGGGAAACGGTGATGGTAAAATTGTTGGAGCAGCTTCCCAGAATGCAATTGACAATGATATAAAAATCAATAAAATTATAAAAACTGCCGCAGGTGTTTTAGGTGGTGGCGGCGGTGGTCGCTTAACTTTAGCACAAGGTGCAGGTAAAAACGCAGATAAAATGGATGAAGCTATCCAAACTGCTGTTAATTTAATAAAAGGATAA